TGGCGAATATCTCGAAGCGAGAGGAACTCTGATCTTGTCCCTCAATTGCGCTAGGCTGTGGCAATGACAGATCTAAGTTAAGCTTCAGCTGGCAGAAAGGCAGCGTCAACTCGTTGGCAATCTGTAAAATATGATCGAACGAAATTTGAGTATCGCCTGAGTCTCCAGGAATAAGGAGTTTCGTGGTCACCTTGCGGACGAGACCTACAGCTTCAGCAGGAAGCGCTTTGATGCCTAAAGCATTTGAGACTGCGGAGGAATCCACCAGAACCAGAGTTCGTAAGGTCTCGAGCAGACTTTCTTGGCACTCAATATTGTCAAGAGGAAACTCGGTGCCATCGACATGGTTTCTGACAGTCGAGTACTCGAGCAAAGCGTTTCGAACAAGGTTCAGCAATCCTTTGGACTGCTCAAATTTGGCGCACTTTTGTTCGGTATGGAAACGGTAGGCTTCCTCAGCTATAAGCCCTGTTGCTTGGGGAAGCGGCATGATGACGAGTTGTAAGAGTTCTTGTAAGTAGGTCGCAGGACCTCTGGACGACTCTGGGGCAAGGCTCTGGATATTCGCGAATGGAGGGCTTGCAGTGCTCATTATAATAGGCATTGTCAGACACCCTGTAATGATAAGAAGTGGGAATAAAGTAGAAAGGGAGGAGCGGTTCGGTATCGAACGAATATGACTTGTCCAGTCGGTCATGAGTTTATCAAAATGGTGAGCATCAAAAACTCGTATTCTCGCGAGTAAAGTTGCCAACACCCGGCGCGTATCGTCCTCCTTCTCCCACCCGCGCTCAAGAGCAGGGATTATCATTCGGAAAAGCTTGTTCATTGTTGGAGGGTCCAACCGTGTTCCACTGGAAAGTGTTttctcgacttcttcagccaCGTTGTTTTCAGCTTGGTGAGAGGGGGTTGCTACGATGTCGGAAACCGGCGAGCAAGCATCAATAGCGTTGTTGCGATCATTTTGGACGAGTTCTTGGCGAAGCTGGCTGGCAATAACCTCATGACCAGCCATACGTTGCGCAAGACTGTCAAGAGCTGCAAGTAGTGGTCGTGGAACGAGTCTTTGCTCCTCGTTCATCATTCTAAGGCGCTCGATCAGGCTGTTAAACAGTTCATCTGCGCTATCCAAGGCGCAGAAGATTTGCAAGTTTGAATGGACAGTATCGGCAACGGACGCCAGAACGTCAGGATCGGCGGTCTTCGCGCAAGCTCCAAGAATGTCGGATAACATGGCGTAATCTTCGGCAGTTTCCATAATGTCTCGAACAGCGGTGAACATAGTCAGAGATAAAGGGTGGCCCTTCATGATGAACTGCCCAGTTAGCTCATCGCGCAAATGTGCCCCAATGCTGCTCCTTAGAGCAGTACTGCTACCGCCCATCCGTTGCAATAGCCTCTTGAGTGACATTGGCTTCCGCCCTGACAATGGATCGTTTGAGAGTAAAGGGAGCCCCACAACATGTTTCACGACCCTGATTGCATTGGCGATGTCTTGCTCCTCCTCAGCGACCGAATAGTTGCCAGCTCGTCTTAACAAGTTTGCTCTTTCAGCCCTTTTCCTCTCAGATAAAGAATGGAGCGGAAGTTCGACTAGCAACCTGCTGGAACACGGACCTGACACGGGGTCGATTTCCGCGGCACAATGATAACCACCACGAGCGATAGTCCACTGCATATATTGAGACACGGAAAAGTGGCCTGTTCGAACAAGCTCCGTGACCAGGTGATAGACGAGGTTTTTCCGTGCCTTGTCATTGGGGGCGATGTTGTCGAGTGTCTCGAGGATGGGCGTGGTAGGGTTCACACGAAATTGGCTCCATTGCCGAATTAAACGGGCGGCGGCATAAACCTTGGCTAAACCTGGACGATGGAACGAAGTTGCCCACTCAACTACTGTTCTCATTATCAAAGCCTTGTTCTCACTTGTTGCCCAGCATGCTGCGGCTAAATGGTTATCGCTAGACTCTTTCAAGGCAGCATCAAGCAACTTGACTAGTTGACTTCGCCCAGCAGGAGGAGAAGCAGTACTAGACACTACCAGACGTGAGTTTCGTGAATTAATGGCATGTAGTGCCTTTCGAGCCTGCTCATCATCAGAGCGCAGACAAGCATGTAAGGTATCCTTGTAAGTCGACCAGGCTCCAgggttgatgaagctctcTGGGTTAGAACGAATTAGTGAGACGAGCAAAGCTGACAGTCTACTGGAGAGTTGCACGAGAAGATCCCTATCAGGGTCGTTGGATATCTGGTCTTGCTTAGTCAAATCGTTTAGAATAATAGTTGCGTGTGAACCTACCACATGCAAGTGGCTGAGTAGAGCAAATACAAGCCTCCGGCCATACTTGCGTGACCTGAGAAGGTCTTTCCAGTAAATCTGAGCAATGAGCAGCCACATGGGAATACGCGACTGAAGGCTATTCTCAATTCCAGATACAACCCAGTCAAGGTAATGATCTCGATCTAGCAACTGCTCTGAGTAAAGGTTCGTTGCTAAGCGGATGCTGTGTGACAGTTAGCTGCTGTGCTTCTAGACCTAGACGCATATCAACTTACGCATATGTGACTCGGTTCTTCCAGTCATTCTCACCAAACCCAGCAACAACGGCATCGACAAATTGCTCAACAAAAACGGTCCAGTCGCGAGCCCATTTCAGTTCACCACCCATGACAAAGGCACCATTGACAcccttcctcttcaaccctCTGATCTCATTGGCACCGACACACTTTGCCAACCAAACAGCTCGCTCGGCGGGAACGTTCTTGTTCAAGCATTGGTCGAGTAACGTTCTTCCGCGAATGCCGTGGGGGATAGTTCGGCTGAGGCGTCTAAGAGATATCGCGGGATTGGCCAGGTCTTTGAGCCAAACCTCTCTCTTCGTATCCGTGAGCGTAACTCGAGGTGGTGGTTTGAAAGTCGAGGGCGCATTGATCTGTCCTCGATGTCTACGCTGAGTCAGAACTCCCATAAATATAGTAGACAGTGCATTCAGGCCGGTCTTTTGCTTCAGAGCCGGGAAGATGGCAAGCTTAGCAGACGAAGTTTCGGGAACATTCAAGTTCACCTTATCCCATGTCCCTTTTGTGATCGCTTCGCTGCTCCACTCGTCTTCATAATGTGCTCCATTCCAGGGAAAGAAATCGGCGTATCCAGAGTTAAGACCTTTGCTGAATGGGTCAACGGGATTTCGTACTACGGTTTCGGGTCGGTTGGCTGAGAAGTATCGTGGCGCGACGGAGGGAATCTCGACGGTGTATGGTTTT
The window above is part of the Fusarium musae strain F31 chromosome 6, whole genome shotgun sequence genome. Proteins encoded here:
- a CDS encoding hypothetical protein (EggNog:ENOG41~BUSCO:EOG092605ZA) translates to MGAHPRPPQRSVSSSSLPVQRPPPQRSLSHQQQFMAAASPVRKDASFIDLTADAGDATPNRYHTTPRRGGSRLRLELSHNASSSSLPTSESPQSLTPSRIPNSDPFQAMVGSPADSASSTFMPMPTRRPVPSQPRFAPRITATAPAPAKKDVRPKPYTVEIPSVAPRYFSANRPETVVRNPVDPFSKGLNSGYADFFPWNGAHYEDEWSSEAITKGTWDKVNLNVPETSSAKLAIFPALKQKTGLNALSTIFMGVLTQRRHRGQINAPSTFKPPPRVTLTDTKREVWLKDLANPAISLRRLSRTIPHGIRGRTLLDQCLNKNVPAERAVWLAKCVGANEIRGLKRKGVNGAFVMGGELKWARDWTVFVEQFVDAVVAGFGENDWKNRVTYAIRLATNLYSEQLLDRDHYLDWVVSGIENSLQSRIPMWLLIAQIYWKDLLRSRKYGRRLVFALLSHLHVVGSHATIILNDLTKQDQISNDPDRDLLVQLSSRLSALLVSLIRSNPESFINPGAWSTYKDTLHACLRSDDEQARKALHAINSRNSRLVVSSTASPPAGRSQLVKLLDAALKESSDNHLAAACWATSENKALIMRTVVEWATSFHRPGLAKVYAAARLIRQWSQFRVNPTTPILETLDNIAPNDKARKNLVYHLVTELVRTGHFSVSQYMQWTIARGGYHCAAEIDPVSGPCSSRLLVELPLHSLSERKRAERANLLRRAGNYSVAEEEQDIANAIRVVKHVVGLPLLSNDPLSGRKPMSLKRLLQRMGGSSTALRSSIGAHLRDELTGQFIMKGHPLSLTMFTAVRDIMETAEDYAMLSDILGACAKTADPDVLASVADTVHSNLQIFCALDSADELFNSLIERLRMMNEEQRLVPRPLLAALDSLAQRMAGHEVIASQLRQELVQNDRNNAIDACSPVSDIVATPSHQAENNVAEEVEKTLSSGTRLDPPTMNKLFRMIIPALERGWEKEDDTRRVLATLLARIRVFDAHHFDKLMTDWTSHIRSIPNRSSLSTLFPLLIITGCLTMPIIMSTASPPFANIQSLAPESSRGPATYLQELLQLVIMPLPQATGLIAEEAYRFHTEQKCAKFEQSKGLLNLVRNALLEYSTVRNHVDGTEFPLDNIECQESLLETLRTLVLVDSSAVSNALGIKALPAEAVGLVRKVTTKLLIPGDSGDTQISFDHILQIANELTLPFCQLKLNLDLSLPQPSAIEGQDQSSSRFEIFARAMDRAIEAGNIMWTSLLPCLSDDITQHLKTQAQTGFLDLVPSSKAPDFVDTVSRQSLRMAENLLEVVEAIISGQAPPKMAQLSLSMVEKLTDLWEIVAAGPQERPNCHAAVLQHWLPAMLRFVNLHSLSSEPPSAPLPTASATRPPIPPVHDVRARIVLVLCGLLLDLETLPPATVGSLVQQVFDIAILLVDALPEELRANCAKAILLNPGGMPNQGTSSDPRLYYLFSSPPPSPSDNLMLSHREKAATPQSAAARGMGAQYGIGPVVQERLSPFILRRWEVLSEPTPNVGENDTSLSLGLFEAIKLQ